In Thunnus thynnus chromosome 4, fThuThy2.1, whole genome shotgun sequence, a genomic segment contains:
- the LOC137182192 gene encoding zinc finger and SCAN domain-containing protein 5A-like has protein sequence MSALESLKEFAEQRLAAAVDEIFEYFEKTVTDYDEELDRYCKLLDIILQPEIRLRRADVRSLTVSAEVPPEQQEMKPSLDQEAPEPPCIKEEQEEVWSSQEGEQLQGLEEADITLISVKSEDDEEKPELSQFHQSQIEEHREAEAPASCPAEQMKAEVDGEDCGGSEPACDVLAATADSSVDSSEPKTEDRDDLNRFNGGKMHKPFNCLFCEKRFVCKLDLVIHARGHTGEKPFRCSDCGERFSHRAALKQHTMLHTGEKPVTGSVCDRRIIRKSQIKTQECVDQSSCRK, from the exons ATGTCTGCTCTTGAGAGTCTGAAAGAGTTCGCCGAGCAGCGGCTAGCTGCGGCTGTCGATGagatatttgaatattttgagaaaacagTAACTGACTATGACGAGGAATTGGACCGCTATTGCAAGTTGCTGGATATTATTTTGCAGCCTGAAATTAGGCTTCGAAGAGCAG ATGTCCGTTCGCTGACTGTTAGTGCAGAGGTTCCCCCTGAGCAGCAGGAGATGAAGCCCAGTCTGGACCAGGAAGCCCCAGAGCCCCCATGcattaaagaggaacaggaggaagtCTGGAGCAGtcaggagggagagcagcttCAAGGACTGGAGGAGGCTGATATCACTCTCATCTCTGTGAAaagtgaagatgatgaagagaaacctGAGTTATCACAGTTCCATCAAAGCCAAATTGAGGagcacagagaggcagaggctCCAGCCAGCTGCCCAGCTGAACAGATGAAAGCAGAAGTGGATGGAGAGGACTGTGGAGGATCAGAACCAGCCTGTGATGTACTAGCAGCTACTGCTGACAGCAGTGTAGACAGTTCTGAACCAAAGACTGAAGACAGGGATGATTTGAACAGATTTAATGGAGGTAAAATGCATAAACCTTTcaactgtttattttgtgaGAAACGTTTTGTCTGTAAATTGGATTTGGTGATACACGCGAGAGGTCACACAGGGGAGAAACCCTTTAGGTGCTCAGATTGTGGTGAACGTTTTAGCCACCGTGCAGCTCTTAAGCAACACACGATGctccacacaggagagaaacctgtcactggcagtgtgtgtgacagaagaATCATCCGGAAATCACAGATCAAAACCCAGGAGTGTGTTGACCAGAGCAGCTGCAGGAAGTGA